The following proteins are co-located in the Seriola aureovittata isolate HTS-2021-v1 ecotype China chromosome 7, ASM2101889v1, whole genome shotgun sequence genome:
- the onecutl gene encoding one cut domain, family member, like produces MDGSLGEMSLHSHSDLAHSQDGRAMLHSRDLSAAFPRPSLGGSSMSLEPEPRPPGFDHSMSALGYSGDSPSSSGSTYTTLTPLQPFDDKFHHHHHHHHPCLPVSNVIGSFTLMREDRGLSTNFYNPYGKDLAMSQSLSPPSTGSGLGSSMHGYGSLGNSPNGNGGQMLHGGYDVHGGSLFCRTSDFGREMSPPGLGGGEVSVGHQLNKMEAHQHAAGHHPHIYSQHYQPHHHPSQQASKMGEHLHSTSSASSSPGEGMLSGLQGGGSTGEEINTRDVAQRIITELKRYSIPQAIFAERVLCRSQGTLSDLLRNPKPWGKLKSGRETFKRMSRWLQEPEFQRMASLRLEACKRKEQEQSKLERNQGPKRTRLVFTDLQRRTLMAIFRENHRPTKELQVTISQQLGLELSTVSNFFMNARRRNLNKWADEGRPSSTGSSGSSVSSSAVSCSTA; encoded by the exons ATGGATGGGAGTCTAGGGGAGATGTCCCTCCACAGTCACTCAGATCTGGCTCACAGCCAGGACGGCAGGGCCATGCTGCACTCCCGGGACCTCTCAGCTGCTTTCCCCAGGCCTTCCCTCGGGGGCTCCTCCATGTCTCTGGAGCCGGAACCTCGTCCACCGGGCTTCGACCACTCCATGTCGGCGCTGGGCTACAGCGGCGACTCCCCGTCCAGCTCTGGCAGCACCTACACCACCCTGACCCCACTGCAGCCCTTTGACGACAagttccaccaccaccaccatcaccaccacccctGCCTGCCCGTCAGCAACGTCATTGGCAGCTTCACCCTCATGCGCGAGGACCGAGGCCTCAGCACCAACTTCTACAACCCCTATGGCAAGGACCTCGCCATGTCCCAAAGCCTGTCGCCCCCCTCCACAGGTTCAGGCCTGGGCTCCTCCATGCACGGCTATGGCAGCCTGGGTAACAGTCCCAATGGCAACGGTGGCCAGATGCTCCATGGTGGCTACGACGTCCACGGGGGGAGCTTGTTCTGCCGGACATCGGATTTTGGCCGCGAGATGTCACCACCGGGCCTAGGAGGAGGCGAGGTGTCAGTGGGGCATCAGTTGAATAAAATGGAGGCTCACCAGCATGCCGCGGGCCACCACCCTCACATCTACAGCCAGCACTACCAGCCCCACCATCACCCGAGCCAGCAGGCCTCCAAGATGGGTGAGCACCTGCACTCAACGTCGTCCGCCTCGTCCTCGCCCGGCGAGGGCATGCTGTCGGGCTTGCAGGGCGGAGGCAGCACCGGGGAGGAGATCAATACCAGGGATGTGGCCCAGAGGAtcatcactgagctgaagaggTACAGCATCCCCCAGGCCATCTTCGCCGAGAGGGTTCTGTGTAGGTCACAGGGCACGCTGTCTGACCTCCTGAGGAACCCCAAGCCCTGGGGCAAGCTCAAGTCCGGCCGCGAGACCTTTAAGAGGATGTCCCGCTGGCTCCAGGAGCCCGAGTTTCAAAGAATGGCCTCGCTCCGGCTGGAGG CTTGCAAGCggaaggagcaggagcagagcaAGCTGGAGCGCAACCAGGGCCCAAAGCGCACCAGGCTGGTGTTCACGGACCTGCAGCGGCGCACGCTCATGGCCATCTTCAGGGAGAACCACCGCCCGACCAAAGAGCTGCAGGTCACCATCTCCCAGCAGCTGGGCCTGGAGCTCTCCACCGTCAGCAACTTCTTCATGAACGCCCGCCGACGCAACCTCAACAAGTGGGCGGACGAGGGCCGTCCCTCCTCCACGGGTTCCTCGGGCTCCAGCGTCTCCTCCTCCGCAGTGTCCTGCAGCACGGCGTGA